CTATAAATATTGCGAAGCAGGAGATCTAACGGTATATTTCGAAAATTATTTCGATACCGCGGTAGGTGGAAAAAAGGAAGCCTCAAGTTATACTAAGATTTCTGAAAAACTTTCGCTGCCGCCAAGTTCTATCGTATTCTTCACCGATATAAAAGAAGAAGCGGACGCCGCCACAAAAGCGGGAGTCCGGTCCATTCTACTTTCTCGCCCTGGGAATCACCCGCAAGCGGAACATAAATACCAAGTGATAGAGAACTTTACTAGGATCTTGGCGTAGATACATTTCTAATTTTTAATATATCAGTAAATATCCGGAATGCGGACCAATTACATCGCCACCCTTTTGTATAGGATAGCACCGATCGAAACGGCAACGCAGGACGAAAAAAACAAAATACCGAGGTCAAAGCCTAGATTAAATGCGGCAGGAGTTCCGAGCATAAAAGTCCTAAGTCCGTCGATCACGTATGTGAGGGGATTTACATGTGACAATACCTTTAGCCAGTCCGGCATTATCTCTATCGGGTAAATGGCATTACTTGCGAAAAAGAGAGGCATCGTGAGCAATTGTCCGATTCCCATAAATCTCTCCCTTGTTTTTACGAGGCAGGCAATGATAAGTGAAAATGTGGAAAAGAAAATGGCCCCTAATAAAACGAAACTTAAAACTCCGAATATACTAAACAAATCCCAACGAACCGAAACTCCCAAAACGAAAGCCAATATATAAATGATCAAAAGGATAGGCAAAGTCCTAAGTCCAGCGGAGATCGCTTTACCTAAAACGATCGAGGCCCTCGGAGTGGGAGTAGTAAGCATCTTTTGGATTAAACCCAGATCTTTTTCCCAAATGATCGCTATTCCGGAAAAGATCGAAACGAATAAAACGCTTTGTGCAAGAATTCCGGGAGTCATGAAGGATATATAATTTGTTCTTCCCGCCATCATTGGCATCTTTGCAAAAACCTGACCGAAAACCAAAAGCCAAAGAGCCGGTTGAACGGATCTAGTCAAAATTTCTGTTGGATCGTGTATGACCTTTCGAATTTCGAGTTCAGTTATTACGCAGGTCTTTTTTAAAAAATTTAAGATCATTCGTTTATCCCAATCGTCTCGCTGTCTTTCTTTCCTGACTTATTGCATGTAAGTTTTCATCGGAGTCGCTCAGATTCTCCTGCGCATAATGAATAAAGACATCTTCTAGAGTTTTTGCGGATCCTCCGACGGATTTCTTGAGCTCTTCGGGTGTTCCAACAACGGCCAATCTTCCCCTTGACATTAAGGCGATCCTATCGCAAAGTTTATCCGCCTCATCCATCAAATGTGTCGTCAAGACGATCGTGCTTGAATATTGCTTTTGTAAATCTATAATATGTTCCCAAACAACGCTCCTACCTATCGGATCCAAGCCCACTGTAGGTTCGTCCAAAAAGAGAACTTTCGGTCGATGTAAAGTCGCCTGAGCAATCTCAAGTCTTCTAAGCATTCCCCCCGAATAACTTTGTAATAGAGCTTTTCCATAGGCATCTAGTCCCATAAAATGAAGACTTTCCTCTATTCTATGTTTTCGCTCGGAAGAAGGAATATCATAAAGTTTAGCAAAAAGCATAAGGTTTTCGTATCCGGTCAAACTTCCGTCCACTGAAATCATTTGAGGAACATATCCGATCATCCTGCGGATTTTTTCAGTTTGTGTTTTAAGATCGAAACCACCGATAGACGCGCTTCCCGATGTTGGGGGCAAAAGTGTGGTCAACATTTTGATCGTAGTAGTTTTCCCAGCTCCATTGGGCCCGATCAAAGCGAAAATTTCACCTTCTTCGATAGATAAGTCCAGAGAATCAACTACGGTAATTTTACCGAATGCTTTAGTTAAACGATTTGTTTCAAGTATTGCCATTAGAAAAACGGTCCTGTACCAAATGCAAAGTCTCCCTTCGCCATCCGATTTCGTCTCTCGAAAACGATTTCGAGGATGCTCTTTTTACATAAAAACCCTTAAAATTCGGATACTGCCCGACTCTAATCCGACCGAAAATAAAACCATGGCCCTAACCCGACCTGTAATCATCCTATTACTCTGCACTTTTTCCTCTTCTATCTTCTCCAAAGAATTTGTGTATGCTTTCCGAGATGTTGGAATGCCTAAAAACACGGGAAAAGATGGAATGCCCAGAAAAGAAAAAATGGTCTTAGTCGGGGAGACCATTATGTTCGATAAGGTCAAACCGATCGAATACGAGGGAAAATACAAAAGTTTCGAATTAGGATACGATACAAGACCGGATATAGTCACCGTAAAAGTGCATTACGATCCAGGCATACGTCCAGGACAGATACTCTACTTGATCGAAAAAGATTTCGATCATGAAACATTCAAAGACGGAAGTATCGTAGGTCAGATAGAAGTTAAATCCATCTTCCAAACCGCATTCGCTGGAAAACAATTAAGAGGTGTCGGATATTTAGGAATGGCAAAGGAGAAGGTACTAACCGTCGCCTATCCGGTTTCCTCCGAACTAAGCGGACCTGCGTTAGTAGAGCGTAAGACTGGAGATTATCACTTTACAAGAGATGAGATCCCGGAAGCAATCCAATCTTATCGTAAGGCAATTCGTTTAGATCCAATGTCTCCGGTGCCACATTACAGATTAGGAATGTTATATTTGAACGAGGCCGGAGTGGATTCTAAAGAACCTGTGTGTTCAGGAATTCTTCCGATGAGTGCTGGCGCAGAGTTCTCTTCCGCATGGAAAAAAAGATCCAGATTCGATTCAGACCAGGACTTGATCCGATTCTCCAGAGAATATGTTTCCTTTTTAAATTGTAAGGCCGACCAGGCTCCAAGTTTTCCTAAGAACAGTTTTGTTCCGGAAGAATTAGAAAGAGCACAAGAAGTTGCCAGAGAAGGATTTAGACTTTCCAAAACAGATTACGAACTTTTGATCAGAAGTGCAGAGACTTATTATAAATTATATGTTTCTTATTCTTCCGGAAAAAGGCCTAAAGGAAGTATCTCTCCGGAAGAAGAACCTAAGCTCAGAAATCGTCAGGAAAAATCTTGGGAAATCTCCCAAAAACTTTTAAAAGAAGCCGGCCTGGATAATATCACGGACTACAGGCTTCATCGA
The window above is part of the Leptospira hartskeerlii genome. Proteins encoded here:
- a CDS encoding tetratricopeptide repeat protein, with the protein product MALTRPVIILLLCTFSSSIFSKEFVYAFRDVGMPKNTGKDGMPRKEKMVLVGETIMFDKVKPIEYEGKYKSFELGYDTRPDIVTVKVHYDPGIRPGQILYLIEKDFDHETFKDGSIVGQIEVKSIFQTAFAGKQLRGVGYLGMAKEKVLTVAYPVSSELSGPALVERKTGDYHFTRDEIPEAIQSYRKAIRLDPMSPVPHYRLGMLYLNEAGVDSKEPVCSGILPMSAGAEFSSAWKKRSRFDSDQDLIRFSREYVSFLNCKADQAPSFPKNSFVPEELERAQEVAREGFRLSKTDYELLIRSAETYYKLYVSYSSGKRPKGSISPEEEPKLRNRQEKSWEISQKLLKEAGLDNITDYRLHRLTSLLYGKRYMELSGGAKSTTLSEEANFLRMKAVESIQAYKLHRPKNVPGDKDLLILEKDIGL
- a CDS encoding ABC transporter ATP-binding protein encodes the protein MAILETNRLTKAFGKITVVDSLDLSIEEGEIFALIGPNGAGKTTTIKMLTTLLPPTSGSASIGGFDLKTQTEKIRRMIGYVPQMISVDGSLTGYENLMLFAKLYDIPSSERKHRIEESLHFMGLDAYGKALLQSYSGGMLRRLEIAQATLHRPKVLFLDEPTVGLDPIGRSVVWEHIIDLQKQYSSTIVLTTHLMDEADKLCDRIALMSRGRLAVVGTPEELKKSVGGSAKTLEDVFIHYAQENLSDSDENLHAISQERKTARRLG
- a CDS encoding ABC transporter permease, translated to MILNFLKKTCVITELEIRKVIHDPTEILTRSVQPALWLLVFGQVFAKMPMMAGRTNYISFMTPGILAQSVLFVSIFSGIAIIWEKDLGLIQKMLTTPTPRASIVLGKAISAGLRTLPILLIIYILAFVLGVSVRWDLFSIFGVLSFVLLGAIFFSTFSLIIACLVKTRERFMGIGQLLTMPLFFASNAIYPIEIMPDWLKVLSHVNPLTYVIDGLRTFMLGTPAAFNLGFDLGILFFSSCVAVSIGAILYKRVAM